A single Flavobacterium sp. 1 DNA region contains:
- a CDS encoding Bro-N domain-containing protein — MTKETALQLFEQKQVRSLWNEEVEKWYFSIVDVIGILSESPNPNNYWKVLKNRLKKEGSQLVTNCNQLKMVSSDGKYYKTDVADTEQLFRLIQSVPSPKAEPFKLWLAQVGSERLDEMQDPEIGIDRALQHYLQLGYSESWINQRLKSIEIRKELTDEWKSRGLKEGSQFAILTDIITKAWSDKTTKEYKILKGLKKENLRDNMTNTELILNMLAEASTKDISQAVNPKSFQESQKVAQQGGNVAKVALKELEAKTGKKVITDISAKKLLDNQ; from the coding sequence ATGACAAAAGAAACCGCATTGCAATTATTTGAACAAAAGCAAGTTCGTTCTTTATGGAACGAAGAGGTGGAGAAATGGTATTTTTCTATTGTTGATGTTATTGGGATATTATCCGAAAGCCCAAATCCGAATAATTATTGGAAAGTTTTGAAAAACCGTCTAAAAAAAGAAGGAAGTCAGTTGGTTACAAATTGTAACCAACTGAAAATGGTTTCATCTGATGGTAAATATTATAAAACAGATGTTGCTGATACTGAACAATTATTTAGATTAATTCAATCTGTCCCTTCTCCAAAAGCAGAACCTTTCAAACTTTGGTTGGCTCAAGTGGGGAGCGAACGACTTGATGAAATGCAGGATCCAGAAATAGGCATAGACAGAGCATTACAGCATTATCTGCAATTAGGCTATTCAGAAAGTTGGATTAATCAGCGCTTAAAAAGTATTGAAATTCGAAAAGAACTTACTGATGAATGGAAAAGCCGAGGGTTAAAAGAAGGAAGCCAATTTGCTATATTAACCGATATTATAACCAAAGCGTGGTCCGATAAAACGACTAAAGAATATAAAATTTTGAAAGGATTGAAAAAGGAAAATCTTCGGGACAATATGACAAATACCGAATTAATTTTAAATATGCTTGCCGAAGCTTCTACCAAAGATATTTCACAAGCGGTTAATCCAAAATCATTTCAAGAAAGTCAGAAAGTTGCACAACAAGGTGGAAATGTAGCTAAAGTTGCTTTGAAAGAATTGGAAGCTAAAACAGGAAAAAAAGTTATAACGGATATTTCTGCTAAAAAACTTTTGGACAATCAATAA
- a CDS encoding DEAD/DEAH box helicase, which yields MSTFEQFNLPKSVQKAIDDLGFTTPTPIQEKTFSVIMSGRDMMGIAQTGTGKTFAYLLPLLKLYKFTPGHTPKIVILVPTRELVVQVVEEVEKLTKYMSVRTIGIFGGVNINTQKTTVYQGCDILVGTPGRIMDLTLDNVIRFEEMQKLVIDEFDEMLNLGFRTQLTSILAMMPKKRQNILFSATMTDEVDAILNDYFDYPEEITLSASGTPLENITQITYQIPNFNTKINLLKHLLETNEDMSRVLVFVNNKKISDMVHQRIEEDFEGQFGVIHSNKSQNYRLSTMAEFQEGNLRGLITTDIMARGLDISNITHVVNFEMPELPELYMHRIGRTGRADATGTAISLITPREEESKIAIEILMDTELPIESFPEEVEVSAKLIEPEKDRQPIKFLMKKQKLEGDGAFHEKSKKNKKVNLGGPGVTKKKTHGSVNRNMLKNQAKKRKDKK from the coding sequence ATGAGCACTTTCGAACAATTCAATCTCCCTAAATCAGTACAAAAAGCAATTGATGATTTAGGCTTTACGACCCCGACTCCTATTCAGGAAAAGACTTTTTCTGTGATAATGTCTGGTCGTGATATGATGGGAATTGCACAAACGGGTACGGGTAAAACATTTGCCTATTTACTGCCTTTATTAAAATTATACAAATTCACTCCTGGTCATACTCCAAAAATTGTAATCCTTGTGCCGACACGCGAGCTGGTTGTCCAGGTTGTGGAAGAGGTTGAAAAACTGACTAAATATATGTCGGTCCGAACCATAGGGATTTTTGGCGGTGTCAACATCAATACACAAAAAACGACTGTTTATCAGGGTTGCGATATCTTGGTGGGAACTCCTGGAAGAATTATGGATTTAACGCTGGATAATGTAATCCGCTTTGAAGAAATGCAAAAACTGGTTATTGACGAGTTTGACGAAATGCTGAATTTAGGTTTTCGCACGCAGTTAACTTCAATCTTGGCTATGATGCCAAAAAAGCGCCAAAACATATTGTTCTCGGCAACAATGACCGATGAAGTTGATGCGATTTTGAATGATTATTTTGATTATCCGGAAGAAATTACGCTTTCAGCATCTGGAACTCCTCTTGAAAACATTACCCAAATTACCTATCAGATTCCTAATTTCAATACCAAAATCAATCTTTTAAAACATTTATTGGAAACCAATGAAGACATGAGCCGCGTATTGGTTTTTGTGAACAACAAAAAGATTTCCGACATGGTTCACCAACGCATTGAGGAAGATTTTGAAGGTCAGTTTGGTGTTATCCACTCCAATAAATCACAGAATTACCGTTTGAGTACGATGGCTGAATTTCAGGAAGGAAATCTCCGCGGATTAATTACCACCGACATTATGGCGAGAGGTTTGGATATTTCGAATATCACGCACGTCGTCAACTTTGAAATGCCGGAATTACCAGAATTATATATGCACCGTATTGGTAGAACAGGCCGTGCAGATGCAACCGGTACAGCCATAAGTCTAATTACTCCTCGTGAAGAAGAATCAAAAATTGCCATTGAAATTTTGATGGATACCGAATTACCTATTGAATCTTTCCCTGAAGAAGTTGAAGTTTCGGCTAAATTAATCGAACCTGAGAAAGACAGACAGCCCATTAAGTTTTTGATGAAAAAACAAAAACTGGAAGGTGATGGGGCTTTTCACGAAAAAAGCAAAAAGAATAAAAAAGTCAATTTAGGTGGTCCTGGTGTTACCAAGAAAAAAACACATGGCTCAGTAAATAGAAATATGCTGAAAAACCAAGCTAAAAAGAGGAAAGATAAGAAATAG
- a CDS encoding ion transporter yields MNTTENSDKLGYFNIVIMVLTIYVLSALLLETIFVLPSETSKLLKFIDNAICLIFFIDFTVRFFKADNKLRFMRWGWIDLISSIPMINFFRTGRLLRLIRLFRIVRAFRSSRLLLNHIFKNRAKGALTTVSIFAIMLIIFSSIAILQVENTNDGNIKTAEDALWWAYVTITTVGYGDKFPVTTEGRIIAVILMTAGVGLFGTFTAYASSLFVEGKKSE; encoded by the coding sequence ATGAATACAACTGAAAATAGTGATAAATTAGGATACTTTAATATTGTAATAATGGTTCTTACAATTTATGTTTTAAGTGCTTTATTATTAGAAACAATTTTTGTTCTGCCATCAGAAACTTCCAAACTTTTAAAGTTTATCGATAATGCTATTTGTTTAATCTTCTTTATTGATTTTACAGTTCGATTTTTTAAGGCAGATAATAAATTAAGATTTATGCGTTGGGGTTGGATTGATTTAATTTCGAGTATTCCTATGATAAATTTTTTTAGAACAGGAAGATTATTAAGATTAATTAGGTTGTTCAGAATTGTTAGAGCTTTCCGTTCTTCAAGATTACTTTTAAATCATATTTTTAAAAATAGGGCAAAAGGGGCACTTACAACTGTTTCAATTTTTGCTATAATGTTGATAATATTTTCATCAATAGCAATTTTACAGGTTGAAAATACAAATGATGGAAATATAAAAACGGCTGAAGATGCTTTGTGGTGGGCGTATGTTACGATAACGACTGTTGGTTATGGAGATAAATTCCCGGTAACAACGGAAGGAAGAATTATTGCAGTTATATTAATGACAGCAGGAGTAGGACTTTTCGGAACCTTTACGGCTTATGCATCATCTTTGTTTGTGGAAGGGAAAAAGAGTGAGTAA
- a CDS encoding lactonase family protein → MKQIYLFILLISSVVSMQAQKNILNLIVGTYTNSCSSRGIYVYEFNTKNAQIRLKKSSDSISSPSYVSLSKDGKFLYAVNENGNDSTVSSFSFDPASGKPSSINKVDSKGADPCYLINDDNNVIVANYSGGNIAVFGKNADGSLTEAKQVVQHYGKGVNPDRQEKAHVHMVYFSPDKKYVLSNDLGTDKVYVYNYNATAPTDVLTLKDSVSVTSGSGPRHLKFSKNGKYVYLLQELDGSITSFSYKDGKLAKVFETTVLAKDFKGAFSSAAIEISPNGKFLYASNRGEANNISVFKILKKGKLQLKGQTGTLGKGPRSFVIDPTGKFLLVGHQYTNNIVIFKINESKGTLTDSGKSFDLCSPVCLIFGETVTDVKKRK, encoded by the coding sequence ATGAAACAAATCTATTTATTTATTCTATTAATTTCTTCGGTTGTCTCAATGCAGGCTCAAAAAAACATCCTAAATCTTATTGTTGGGACTTATACTAATTCATGCAGCAGCAGGGGAATTTATGTATATGAGTTTAATACTAAAAACGCTCAAATCCGATTGAAAAAAAGTTCAGATAGTATTTCCAGCCCTAGTTATGTATCGCTTTCTAAAGATGGTAAGTTTTTATACGCAGTTAATGAAAACGGAAATGATAGTACGGTAAGTTCTTTTAGTTTTGATCCGGCAAGCGGAAAACCAAGCTCTATAAATAAAGTTGACTCTAAAGGTGCAGATCCCTGTTATCTTATCAATGATGATAATAATGTGATTGTAGCTAATTATTCAGGAGGAAATATTGCTGTTTTTGGAAAAAATGCAGATGGCAGCTTAACCGAAGCTAAGCAAGTAGTGCAGCATTATGGGAAAGGAGTAAATCCTGATCGGCAAGAAAAAGCACATGTACACATGGTTTATTTTTCGCCAGATAAAAAATATGTCTTGAGCAATGATTTAGGTACTGACAAAGTTTACGTGTATAACTATAATGCCACTGCTCCTACCGATGTTTTAACGCTAAAAGATAGTGTTTCTGTAACTTCTGGAAGTGGTCCTAGGCATCTAAAGTTTAGTAAAAACGGAAAATATGTATATCTATTGCAAGAATTAGATGGTTCAATAACTTCTTTCAGCTATAAGGACGGAAAGCTTGCAAAAGTTTTTGAAACGACAGTTTTGGCAAAAGATTTTAAGGGTGCATTTAGCTCTGCAGCTATTGAAATTTCTCCAAATGGAAAGTTTTTATATGCATCCAATAGAGGAGAAGCAAACAATATTTCAGTTTTTAAGATTTTAAAGAAAGGAAAATTGCAATTGAAAGGGCAAACCGGTACATTAGGCAAAGGGCCAAGGAGTTTTGTAATTGACCCTACAGGAAAATTTCTTTTGGTTGGACATCAATATACTAACAATATTGTAATTTTTAAGATTAACGAAAGCAAAGGAACATTAACAGATTCAGGAAAAAGTTTTGATTTGTGTTCTCCTGTCTGTTTGATTTTTGGTGAGACTGTGACTGACGTTAAAAAAAGGAAATAA
- a CDS encoding MBL fold metallo-hydrolase, whose product MKVYFLGTGTSQGIPIIGIDHEVCKSTDFKDKRLRVSVWITWEDHSYVIDCGPDFRQQMLSSNCRKLDGILFTHEHADHTAGLDDIRPFNFRQGAIPIYAHKRVLANIEKRFDYIFETVNRYPGAPSVKTFEIGNNQPFSIGNKTAVPINVWHGDLQVFGFRIDNFAYLTDVKTIDEAEIAKLKGLKVLVVNALREQPHDTHFNLQEALDFIALLKPEKAYLTHISHMLGFHEEVQKKLPENVFLAYDNLEITI is encoded by the coding sequence TTGAAGGTATATTTTTTAGGTACTGGCACATCCCAAGGGATTCCAATTATAGGAATTGATCATGAAGTTTGCAAAAGCACTGATTTTAAGGATAAAAGGCTCCGGGTTTCGGTTTGGATTACATGGGAAGACCATTCATACGTAATCGATTGCGGACCTGATTTCAGACAGCAGATGTTGTCGTCTAACTGCAGAAAATTGGACGGTATCTTATTTACTCATGAACATGCTGATCATACGGCTGGTTTGGATGATATTCGGCCTTTTAATTTCAGGCAGGGAGCGATTCCAATTTATGCTCATAAAAGGGTGCTTGCCAATATTGAAAAGCGTTTTGATTACATATTCGAAACTGTCAATAGATATCCTGGCGCACCTTCTGTAAAAACTTTCGAAATCGGAAATAACCAGCCTTTTTCAATTGGTAATAAAACAGCTGTTCCAATAAATGTGTGGCATGGAGATTTGCAGGTTTTTGGATTTAGAATTGATAATTTTGCTTATTTAACAGATGTGAAAACTATTGATGAAGCAGAAATAGCTAAGTTAAAAGGTCTCAAGGTTTTGGTTGTTAATGCATTGCGGGAACAGCCTCATGATACGCATTTTAATTTGCAGGAAGCACTTGATTTTATAGCTTTGCTAAAACCCGAAAAAGCCTATCTGACACATATTAGCCACATGCTTGGTTTTCATGAAGAAGTTCAAAAGAAACTGCCGGAAAACGTTTTCTTGGCCTACGATAATTTAGAAATTACAATTTAA
- a CDS encoding nicotinate-nucleotide adenylyltransferase, which translates to MEAKKIKLKGDKVIEQIPSLKDKALRINLNENIYGTFAEIGAGQETVRHFFRSGGSSGTIAKAMSAYDKDFSDAVYGTEEDGRYVTESRLKKMLTFEGELIEERLSRTKHPNKMFFSYANTVATIDFAKQFKGHGWVGIRYQLDPTEDYNEIIIHIRFKETDSRLQQETLGVLGVNLIYGAFYKYNDPKKLLRYLYDHLDKDQLEIDTINFSGPRFADVDNRLMSLQLVKNGMTDAVMFNPKGKNVLPAAILYKKNILAFRGSFRPVTKVNMDMYANSLKMFLAENKVEKENTLVIFEITLSNLRSDGEIDERDFMDRAELLCSLGQTVMISNFQEYYKVVEYFSNYTKARMGLAMGVNNLVDIFDEKYYRHLSGGILEAFGKLFYRDMKVFLYPMLGEEGEIITSKNLKVHPRMKELYKFFKFNGKVVDIEDYNPEILEVFSREVLKMISAGKPGWEPMLPPGVAEIIKEKHLFGYQPNTLLEASK; encoded by the coding sequence ATGGAAGCCAAAAAGATAAAACTAAAAGGAGACAAAGTTATCGAGCAAATCCCTTCCTTAAAGGACAAAGCACTTCGTATTAATTTAAACGAAAATATATACGGAACTTTTGCTGAAATTGGAGCTGGTCAAGAAACAGTCAGGCATTTTTTTAGATCTGGTGGATCATCTGGGACAATCGCAAAAGCTATGTCTGCCTATGACAAAGATTTTAGTGATGCCGTTTATGGAACTGAAGAAGACGGTCGTTATGTAACTGAAAGCCGACTGAAAAAAATGTTGACTTTTGAAGGCGAATTGATTGAAGAACGATTAAGCCGGACAAAACATCCTAACAAAATGTTTTTCAGTTACGCCAACACCGTTGCCACCATAGATTTTGCAAAACAGTTTAAAGGCCATGGCTGGGTTGGAATTCGATACCAACTGGATCCAACTGAAGACTATAACGAAATTATCATCCACATTCGTTTCAAAGAAACGGATTCTAGATTACAACAAGAAACCTTAGGTGTTTTAGGAGTTAACCTTATTTATGGTGCTTTCTACAAATACAATGACCCAAAAAAATTACTGCGTTATTTATACGACCATCTTGACAAAGATCAATTAGAAATTGACACCATTAATTTCTCAGGTCCTCGTTTTGCTGATGTTGATAATCGTTTAATGAGTCTGCAACTGGTAAAAAACGGCATGACCGATGCCGTAATGTTCAACCCAAAAGGCAAAAATGTTCTCCCAGCTGCTATTCTGTACAAAAAAAATATACTTGCTTTTAGAGGAAGTTTCCGTCCAGTTACCAAAGTAAACATGGATATGTATGCCAATTCCTTAAAAATGTTTTTGGCCGAAAATAAGGTAGAGAAGGAAAACACTTTGGTAATTTTCGAAATAACACTATCTAATCTTAGATCTGATGGCGAAATTGACGAAAGAGATTTTATGGATCGTGCCGAATTGCTATGTTCATTGGGACAAACCGTAATGATATCCAATTTCCAAGAATACTACAAAGTAGTTGAATATTTCTCTAATTATACCAAAGCCAGAATGGGACTTGCTATGGGAGTAAACAACTTAGTAGATATATTTGACGAGAAATACTACCGCCATTTGAGCGGCGGAATTTTAGAAGCCTTTGGAAAATTATTTTACCGCGATATGAAAGTCTTTTTATATCCAATGCTGGGTGAAGAGGGAGAAATCATTACTTCCAAAAACTTAAAAGTACATCCTAGAATGAAAGAATTATACAAATTCTTTAAATTCAATGGAAAAGTAGTCGATATCGAAGATTACAACCCCGAAATATTAGAAGTATTCTCTCGCGAAGTCTTAAAAATGATTAGTGCTGGAAAACCTGGCTGGGAACCAATGCTTCCTCCAGGAGTAGCCGAAATTATTAAAGAAAAACATCTTTTTGGATATCAGCCCAATACGCTTTTGGAAGCGAGTAAATAA
- a CDS encoding alpha/beta hydrolase: MNLSLEYKIREPKVILDKNPVLLLLHGYGSNEADLFSFATELPNEYYIISARAPYDLQYGSYAWYAINFDADQNKFSDNDQARISRDVIAGFIDELVANYPIDIQNVNLIGFSQGSILSYAVALSYPEKVNKVVAMSGYLNLEIVTEDYLKNNLSKLKIFASHGTVDQVIPVDWARKTPGILEKLGVAITYKEYPVGHGVAPQNFFDFKNWLSGK, encoded by the coding sequence ATGAATCTATCTTTAGAATATAAAATAAGAGAACCTAAAGTGATTCTCGATAAAAATCCTGTATTGCTTTTACTTCACGGCTACGGCAGTAACGAAGCCGATTTATTTTCGTTTGCGACAGAATTGCCAAACGAGTATTATATCATTTCAGCTCGTGCTCCTTATGACCTTCAATACGGTAGTTATGCTTGGTATGCCATAAATTTCGATGCTGACCAAAATAAATTTTCAGATAACGACCAAGCACGGATTTCAAGAGATGTAATTGCCGGTTTCATTGATGAATTAGTCGCTAACTACCCTATTGATATCCAAAATGTCAATCTGATTGGTTTTAGCCAAGGTTCAATTTTAAGTTATGCCGTTGCACTTTCGTATCCTGAAAAAGTGAACAAAGTAGTAGCAATGAGCGGTTATCTAAATTTAGAAATTGTTACCGAAGATTACTTAAAAAATAATTTAAGCAAACTCAAAATATTTGCCTCTCACGGAACAGTAGATCAGGTAATCCCTGTTGATTGGGCAAGAAAAACACCTGGGATTTTAGAAAAACTGGGCGTTGCAATAACCTATAAAGAATATCCTGTAGGTCATGGAGTAGCTCCGCAAAACTTTTTTGATTTCAAAAATTGGCTTTCTGGGAAATAA
- a CDS encoding response regulator transcription factor, translating into MNNSDIKILIAEDDILMIKILEFILKKEGYQVVSCKDGLSAIEKIPVLIPDLVITDIMLPFRSGLEIISYSKEHFGSIPVIVVSSLGEEESTVVEAFNLGADDFVSKPFNPNELLLRVKRLFAKTKHSIKPNEISTINISA; encoded by the coding sequence ATGAACAATTCAGACATCAAAATATTAATTGCTGAAGATGACATATTAATGATTAAAATTCTTGAATTCATCCTTAAAAAAGAAGGTTATCAAGTGGTCTCCTGTAAAGATGGTTTGAGTGCTATCGAAAAAATACCTGTGCTCATACCCGACTTAGTTATTACTGATATTATGCTGCCATTTCGCTCTGGATTAGAAATAATAAGCTATTCAAAAGAACATTTTGGAAGCATCCCAGTTATCGTAGTTTCATCATTAGGAGAAGAAGAAAGCACTGTTGTTGAAGCATTTAATCTTGGTGCAGATGATTTTGTTTCTAAACCATTTAATCCGAATGAATTGTTGCTGAGAGTAAAGCGATTATTCGCCAAAACAAAGCATAGCATAAAACCAAATGAAATTTCTACTATAAATATTAGTGCCTAA
- a CDS encoding dihydroorotase family protein, whose product MKIIIRDAKIIDSKSPFNNQTLDLLIADGFIKKIGTALPNTDNTEELRLDNLHISQGWFDSSVSLGEPGFEDRETISNGLDVAAKSGFTAIVLQPNSFPVIDNQAQINFVKNKANGFAAQLFPIGALTKESEGKDMAELYDMKNAGAVAFGDYTKSLDNANLLKIALQYVQDFDGLVVAFAQDDKIKGNGVANEGVVSTRLGLKGIPDLAEELQIARNLFLLEYTGGKMHIPTISSAKSVQLIKEAKAKGLNVTCSVTVHHLVLTDEKLEEFDTRFKVTPPLKTESDRLALINGVLDGTIDLITSDHNPIDIEHKKMEFDLAKNGTIGLESAFGALMTVLPLETIIEKFTAGKVIFSIPTNSISEGEIANITLFNPEGSSIFTKENILSKSKNSAFLGTSLKGKAYGILNQGKLILG is encoded by the coding sequence ATGAAAATAATCATCCGAGACGCCAAAATTATCGATTCGAAAAGTCCCTTTAACAACCAGACTCTAGATCTTTTAATTGCAGATGGTTTTATAAAAAAGATAGGAACGGCACTTCCAAATACCGATAATACCGAAGAACTAAGGCTTGATAATCTTCATATTTCACAAGGATGGTTTGACAGCAGCGTTTCCCTTGGAGAACCTGGTTTTGAAGACAGGGAAACAATTTCAAACGGACTGGATGTTGCTGCAAAAAGCGGTTTTACAGCCATCGTACTGCAACCCAACTCCTTTCCTGTTATAGACAATCAAGCACAAATCAATTTTGTGAAAAATAAAGCCAACGGTTTTGCAGCACAGCTTTTTCCAATTGGAGCTTTAACCAAAGAAAGCGAAGGTAAAGACATGGCCGAATTGTATGATATGAAAAATGCTGGAGCAGTTGCCTTTGGAGATTATACAAAAAGCTTGGACAATGCCAATTTGCTAAAAATAGCTTTGCAATACGTACAGGATTTTGACGGATTAGTTGTCGCTTTTGCGCAAGATGACAAAATAAAAGGAAACGGCGTAGCTAATGAAGGCGTTGTTTCCACCCGATTGGGGCTAAAAGGTATTCCAGACTTAGCCGAAGAATTACAAATTGCCAGAAACTTATTTTTATTGGAATACACCGGAGGTAAAATGCATATTCCAACCATTTCTTCAGCAAAATCTGTACAGTTAATTAAAGAAGCTAAAGCAAAAGGGCTAAACGTTACCTGCAGTGTAACCGTTCATCATTTGGTATTAACCGATGAAAAACTGGAAGAATTTGACACGCGTTTTAAAGTAACTCCGCCACTAAAAACTGAAAGCGACAGACTAGCATTGATTAATGGAGTTTTGGATGGAACTATCGATTTAATCACTTCCGATCACAATCCAATTGACATTGAACACAAAAAAATGGAATTTGATTTGGCAAAAAACGGAACCATAGGTCTAGAAAGCGCTTTTGGAGCTTTAATGACAGTGCTTCCATTAGAAACTATAATTGAAAAATTTACCGCAGGAAAAGTGATTTTTAGCATCCCAACCAACAGCATCAGCGAAGGCGAAATCGCCAATATCACTTTATTCAACCCAGAAGGCTCTAGTATTTTCACAAAAGAAAACATACTTTCAAAATCCAAAAATTCAGCATTTTTAGGCACCTCTCTAAAAGGAAAGGCTTATGGAATTCTGAACCAAGGAAAATTAATTTTAGGATAA
- a CDS encoding BatA and WFA domain-containing protein: MHFKQPEILYFLFLLIVPILVHLFQLRRFKKEYFTNVRFLKALSIQTRKSSKIKKWLLLACRLLLLTCIILAFTQPFFESKDSKNVNNEMYIILDNSFSMQAKGKKGELLKRAIQELLEETPENANFSLLTNTDSYWDTDIRTIRNELQNLKYSAVPFQLDNILAKVKAHKSAFKKDIVVITDAVGLTPNQLKNIETDDIPYFIIPKAEQKNNVAIDSVFIRQTLDDFYELSINTTNYSEDFKPVSMALYNQNKLIAKTIINFKNKKETINFTIPKQAFHGYVSIEDNDLGYDNKLFFSISKIKKNNIISIGTPEKNNFLSRIYTNDEFNYSSFTLNTLDYNSIEKQDAIILNELDEIPQALQTTLKAFVKKGGNLIVIPSETASVSSLNALLNQFGSTQFKSLESNEKLITKINFSHPLFAGVFENKTNNFQYPKIKKDFTVSTTNPAILIFDDKSPFLIGLQNTASSVYVFSAPLNTLNSNFQQSPLIVPVFYKMALSKLNNGINSNIIGNNTSYLVSVNLAKDEILTVKNQDEQFIPVQQLLNNKVQLFFNDYPEKAGNYTIYDSKKPIENISFNYPRTESNLDQVNETLLSDYKTSDSISTIFDTLQSNRNDNQIWKWFIIFALLFLALEMAIIKFVK, from the coding sequence ATGCATTTTAAACAACCCGAAATTCTATACTTTCTTTTCCTGTTGATTGTTCCAATTTTGGTGCATTTATTCCAATTAAGACGTTTCAAAAAAGAATATTTTACCAATGTCCGATTTCTAAAAGCCCTTTCGATCCAAACCCGAAAAAGTTCTAAAATCAAAAAATGGTTACTTTTGGCATGCCGTCTTCTTTTATTGACATGTATAATTCTGGCTTTTACACAGCCTTTTTTCGAATCCAAAGACAGTAAAAACGTTAACAATGAAATGTATATTATTCTGGACAATTCCTTTAGTATGCAGGCCAAAGGAAAAAAAGGGGAATTATTAAAACGGGCAATTCAAGAACTATTAGAAGAAACTCCTGAAAACGCTAACTTTTCATTACTTACCAATACCGACAGTTACTGGGATACTGATATCAGAACTATTCGGAATGAGCTGCAAAACCTGAAATACAGTGCAGTCCCCTTTCAATTAGACAATATTTTAGCTAAAGTAAAAGCACATAAATCGGCATTCAAAAAAGATATTGTGGTAATTACTGATGCTGTGGGGCTAACTCCAAATCAATTAAAGAATATTGAAACAGATGATATTCCGTATTTCATTATTCCAAAGGCAGAACAAAAAAACAATGTAGCAATAGACAGTGTTTTTATCCGTCAAACTCTTGATGATTTTTACGAATTAAGCATCAATACAACCAATTACAGTGAGGATTTCAAACCTGTTTCAATGGCTTTATACAATCAAAACAAACTGATTGCAAAAACCATCATTAATTTTAAAAATAAAAAAGAAACCATCAATTTCACTATTCCAAAACAAGCTTTTCACGGATATGTCTCCATTGAAGACAATGATTTAGGATATGATAATAAATTATTTTTTAGTATTTCAAAAATCAAAAAGAATAACATCATCAGTATTGGAACACCCGAAAAAAATAATTTCCTGAGCCGAATTTACACCAATGATGAATTCAATTATAGTTCATTTACGTTAAATACTTTGGATTACAACAGTATCGAAAAGCAAGATGCTATTATTTTAAATGAATTGGACGAAATTCCTCAAGCACTGCAAACCACTTTGAAAGCATTTGTCAAAAAAGGAGGAAACCTAATTGTAATTCCATCAGAAACAGCGTCAGTTTCTAGTTTAAATGCGTTATTAAATCAATTTGGCAGCACTCAATTCAAATCATTGGAATCGAATGAAAAGCTGATTACAAAAATTAATTTCAGTCATCCGTTATTTGCTGGTGTTTTCGAAAATAAAACCAATAACTTTCAATATCCAAAAATCAAAAAAGATTTTACTGTTTCCACCACGAATCCGGCCATTTTAATTTTTGATGATAAATCTCCGTTTTTAATAGGATTACAGAATACTGCTTCATCAGTTTATGTGTTTTCAGCTCCTTTAAACACGTTGAATTCAAATTTTCAGCAATCTCCATTGATTGTTCCTGTTTTTTATAAAATGGCTTTAAGCAAGCTAAATAACGGAATTAATTCAAACATCATTGGAAATAACACCTCCTATCTCGTTTCTGTCAATTTGGCAAAAGATGAAATCCTGACGGTAAAAAATCAAGATGAACAATTTATTCCAGTGCAGCAATTATTGAATAATAAAGTGCAGCTATTCTTTAATGATTATCCTGAAAAGGCAGGCAATTATACAATATATGATTCCAAAAAACCAATAGAAAATATCAGTTTTAATTATCCAAGAACCGAAAGTAATCTGGATCAAGTAAACGAAACTCTATTATCCGATTATAAAACAAGTGATTCCATTTCAACCATTTTTGACACGCTGCAAAGCAACCGAAACGATAATCAAATTTGGAAATGGTTTATTATCTTTGCACTGCTTTTTCTGGCATTGGAAATGGCAATTATCAAATTTGTGAAATAA